From a single Myotis daubentonii chromosome 5, mMyoDau2.1, whole genome shotgun sequence genomic region:
- the UBE2B gene encoding ubiquitin-conjugating enzyme E2 B has product MSTPARRRLMRDFKRLQEDPPVGVSGAPSENNIMQWNAVIFGPEGTPFEDGTFKLVIEFSEEYPNKPPTVRFLSKMFHPNVYADGSICLDILQNRWSPTYDVSSILTSIQSLLDEPNPNSPANSQAAQLYQENKREYEKRVSAIVEQSWNDS; this is encoded by the exons ATGTCGACCCCCGCCCGGAGGAGGCTCATGCGGGATTTCAAGCG ATTGCAAGAGGACCCACCTGTGGGTGTCAGTGGCGCACCATCTGAAAACAACATCATGCAGTGGAATGCAGTTATATTTGG ACCAGAAGGGACACCCTTTGAAGATG GTACTTTCAAGCTAGTAATAGAATTTTCTGAAGAATATCCAAATAAACCACCAACTGTTAGGTTTTTATCCAAAATGTTTCATCCAAATG TGTATGCTGATGGTAGCATATGTTTAGATATCCTTCAGAATCGATGGAGTCCAACATATGATGTATCTTCTATATTAACCTCAATTCAG tctCTGCTGGATGAACCAAATCCAAACAGTCCAGCTAATAGCCAGGCAGCACAACTCTATCAGGAAAACAAACGAGAATATGAGAAAAGAGTTTCAGCCATTGTTGAACAAAGCTGGAATGATTCATAA